In Elusimicrobia bacterium HGW-Elusimicrobia-1, the following proteins share a genomic window:
- a CDS encoding histidine kinase, producing the protein MNSELVITTFEAAKILSVDISTVINWINAGRIAAYKTPGGHRRIKLSDLREFAEKYSLPQAEEIAKMIADTGAASVRAPLKVLAVDDDAGVLHFVATAVEHIIKNVSVAVASDGLEAGEKIAEFRPDVLILDIKLPGIDGFEVLRRLKKRNMKILAISAFPSDETRRKILAAGADAFLVKPFDIAELKKTILSLAPEAAWVD; encoded by the coding sequence ATGAACAGTGAGCTAGTTATCACGACGTTTGAGGCGGCCAAGATTCTGAGCGTCGATATCAGCACGGTTATCAACTGGATCAACGCGGGCAGGATCGCGGCATATAAAACACCCGGCGGCCATCGGCGCATCAAGTTGTCGGACTTACGGGAGTTTGCCGAAAAGTATTCGCTTCCGCAGGCAGAGGAAATAGCTAAGATGATCGCCGATACCGGCGCGGCCTCCGTCCGAGCGCCGCTCAAAGTTCTGGCGGTGGACGACGACGCGGGTGTTCTGCATTTTGTGGCGACGGCCGTCGAGCACATTATAAAGAACGTCAGCGTGGCGGTCGCGTCCGACGGCCTGGAAGCCGGCGAAAAAATAGCCGAGTTCAGGCCCGATGTTCTCATACTCGACATTAAACTTCCGGGTATAGACGGCTTTGAGGTTCTTCGGCGGCTTAAAAAACGCAATATGAAGATACTGGCCATCAGCGCTTTTCCGTCGGACGAGACGCGGCGGAAAATACTTGCCGCGGGAGCCGACGCATTTCTGGTCAAACCTTTCGACATAGCGGAGCTTAAAAAGACAATATTATCGCTCGCTCCTGAAGCGGCGTGGGTGGATTAA